The following coding sequences lie in one Halorarum halophilum genomic window:
- a CDS encoding ABC transporter ATP-binding protein, which yields MTDGRRWTGTADRDSAVEVRDVRKTYHVGEPVRALDGVSLELSRGSYTAVMGPSGSGKSTLMNLVGCLDTATEGTVVVDGRNVMELSGRERTRLRGQEIGFVFQTFNLMPRLSAVENVALPMVAQGTPRAERTELSLTLLERVGLGDRAEHRPNELSGGQRQRVSVARALANDPALVLADEPTGNLDTDTGDRIMELFAELHAAGNTVLMVTHERRIAEQSDRIVHLLDGTVDREESVNSPRRSTIRGDEP from the coding sequence ATGACTGACGGTCGTCGATGGACGGGGACGGCCGACCGCGACTCCGCCGTCGAGGTCCGCGACGTTCGGAAGACGTACCACGTCGGTGAGCCGGTTCGTGCGCTGGACGGCGTCTCCCTCGAGTTATCTCGCGGGTCCTACACCGCGGTGATGGGACCGAGCGGGTCGGGAAAGAGTACGCTGATGAACCTTGTCGGCTGTCTCGACACCGCGACGGAGGGAACGGTCGTCGTCGATGGCCGGAACGTGATGGAGCTGTCAGGTCGCGAACGGACGCGCCTGCGGGGTCAGGAGATTGGCTTCGTCTTCCAGACGTTCAACCTGATGCCGCGGCTGAGCGCGGTCGAGAACGTCGCCCTGCCGATGGTCGCTCAGGGGACACCCCGTGCCGAACGGACCGAGCTTTCGCTGACGCTCCTCGAACGGGTCGGTCTAGGGGACCGGGCCGAGCACCGTCCCAACGAACTCTCGGGGGGACAGCGACAGCGCGTCAGCGTCGCCCGGGCGCTCGCCAACGATCCGGCGCTCGTCCTCGCGGACGAACCCACGGGCAACCTCGACACGGACACCGGGGACCGGATCATGGAACTCTTCGCGGAACTCCACGCGGCCGGCAACACGGTCCTCATGGTCACCCACGAGCGTCGGATCGCCGAGCAGAGCGATCGGATCGTCCACCTCCTCGATGGGACGGTAGATCGCGAGGAGTCCGTGAACTCGCCGCGCAGGTCGACCATCCGCGGCGACGAGCCGTGA
- a CDS encoding ABC transporter permease, giving the protein MNPLESVPMAWRSIRGHRLRSTLTTLGVVIGVGAVITFVTLGASLQVAIIGDVAADQSPAMTVATQPEGEGGGPGFGGGGAVFTEHDVRRIEAVDGVVTVIPLGSVALSGVSYRNQSVALSSMTATSPAYFDQPGQGNFTSGGNFSLGAREVVLNERAATLFETNVSVGDSITVTYSSGETVNATVVGILAAESNVGGFGDGAGSQPRVYGPTDPFYQSRLESPSTGERQRVYPLLTVVAEDYENVDEVERRVMTYLESDSDARTLLPSSYEVTVRTNEELVEQIQDILDTFTGFITGIAVISLVVGAIGIANIMLVSVTERTREIGIMKAVGFQNRDILQLFLVEAVILGLLGSVVGIVVGILGGYVATDVLDLPLMFPLEWAGIAVVVGILVGVVAGLYPAWTGARTDPIEALRYE; this is encoded by the coding sequence GTGAACCCCCTCGAGAGCGTCCCGATGGCCTGGCGGTCGATCCGGGGTCACCGTCTTCGCTCGACGTTGACGACCCTCGGCGTCGTCATCGGCGTCGGCGCCGTCATCACGTTCGTCACGCTGGGGGCGAGCCTCCAGGTCGCCATCATCGGCGACGTCGCCGCCGACCAGTCGCCGGCGATGACCGTGGCCACCCAGCCGGAGGGCGAGGGAGGTGGGCCGGGGTTCGGCGGCGGCGGGGCAGTCTTCACGGAACACGACGTCCGGCGAATCGAGGCCGTCGACGGGGTCGTGACGGTGATCCCGCTGGGGAGCGTCGCGCTGTCGGGCGTGTCGTACCGAAACCAGTCGGTGGCGCTCTCGTCGATGACCGCGACGTCGCCCGCGTACTTCGACCAGCCCGGTCAGGGGAACTTCACGTCGGGCGGCAACTTCAGCCTCGGCGCGCGCGAGGTCGTACTGAACGAGCGGGCGGCGACGCTCTTCGAGACGAACGTCTCGGTGGGCGACTCCATCACCGTCACGTACAGCAGCGGCGAGACGGTGAACGCGACCGTGGTCGGCATCCTCGCTGCCGAGTCGAACGTCGGCGGGTTCGGCGACGGGGCCGGCAGCCAGCCCCGAGTGTACGGTCCGACGGACCCGTTCTACCAGAGCAGGCTCGAGAGCCCGTCGACGGGCGAACGCCAGCGCGTCTATCCACTGTTGACCGTCGTCGCCGAGGACTACGAGAACGTCGACGAGGTGGAACGACGCGTGATGACGTACCTGGAGTCCGACTCCGACGCCCGCACGCTCCTGCCGTCGTCCTACGAGGTCACCGTGCGGACGAACGAGGAACTCGTCGAGCAGATACAGGACATCCTGGACACATTCACGGGCTTCATCACCGGCATCGCGGTCATCTCGCTCGTCGTCGGCGCCATCGGTATCGCCAACATCATGCTCGTGAGCGTCACGGAACGGACCCGCGAGATCGGGATCATGAAGGCCGTCGGCTTCCAGAACCGCGATATCCTCCAGTTGTTCCTGGTCGAGGCCGTCATCCTCGGCCTGCTGGGGTCGGTCGTCGGAATCGTCGTCGGTATCCTCGGCGGCTACGTCGCGACGGACGTCCTCGACCTCCCGCTCATGTTCCCGCTCGAGTGGGCGGGGATCGCGGTCGTCGTCGGCATCCTCGTGGGCGTCGTCGCCGGCCTCTACCCCGCCTGGACGGGGGCTCGAACCGACCCGATCGAGGCCCTCCGCTACGAGTAG
- a CDS encoding metal-dependent hydrolase, with protein MWPWGHLAFGYLLESVWKHRREGRPPTGLETLALAIGTQFPDLVDKPFAWTFGVLPSGRSLTHSVFTMMAVVSIAYVVLEGRAAREYVGPFALGYVSHLLGDSVRPVLAGDGEGVGFLAWPLASTDYGVETGLLAHFARLQPSDLLGPEGGIVALSLFVWVFDGRPGPEEFGALLVRAYDGVRSLCAVR; from the coding sequence ATGTGGCCGTGGGGACACCTCGCGTTCGGGTATCTGCTCGAATCAGTGTGGAAACACCGGCGTGAAGGTCGTCCGCCGACGGGACTGGAGACGCTCGCACTGGCGATCGGGACGCAGTTCCCCGACCTGGTCGACAAGCCGTTCGCGTGGACGTTCGGCGTGCTCCCCTCCGGACGCTCGCTCACCCACTCGGTGTTCACGATGATGGCAGTCGTCAGTATCGCGTACGTCGTACTCGAGGGGCGAGCGGCACGTGAGTACGTCGGTCCGTTCGCCCTCGGGTACGTGTCCCACCTGCTCGGGGATTCAGTCAGGCCGGTACTCGCGGGGGACGGGGAGGGTGTCGGCTTCCTCGCGTGGCCGCTCGCCTCGACGGACTACGGCGTCGAGACCGGGCTTCTCGCCCACTTCGCGCGTCTGCAACCGTCCGACCTTCTCGGCCCGGAGGGTGGAATCGTGGCGCTCTCGCTGTTCGTGTGGGTGTTCGACGGCCGGCCGGGGCCCGAGGAGTTCGGCGCGCTGCTCGTGCGGGCCTACGACGGAGTCCGTTCGCTCTGCGCGGTTCGGTAG
- a CDS encoding ATP-binding protein: protein MHVIGRTDDRGPTAELGRYLARDGSTGDPVELDLDRPHAALVVGKRGTGKSYTLGVLAEGVATAPGLSPVVVDPMGAFGGLVEAGGTVHRRPRVRADALPASAWPELFGLDPASAVGGLVWRAFVAEDTLAGARTWIDDASADGATRRAAGNHLALADTWDAFSPDGLTPADLATAEPTVLDCAALPAAGFAAVCRAAASGLYRTRVENELDRLPWLFVDEAHVAFDGIAAPALRTLLTRGRAPGVSLVCATQRPGALPSVARSQADVVVAHHLATREDVDALAEARPSLLAGDLAGRLPTGVGDALVVDDATGSAHSVRIRTRRTRHDGDSPRVSTSGDEEHERVGPPVRERPDGTETGE from the coding sequence GTGCACGTCATCGGCCGCACCGACGACCGGGGACCGACCGCCGAACTGGGACGCTACCTCGCCCGCGACGGGAGCACCGGCGACCCCGTCGAACTCGACCTCGATCGTCCGCACGCGGCGCTGGTCGTGGGGAAGCGCGGAACGGGCAAGTCGTACACGCTCGGGGTGCTCGCCGAAGGGGTCGCCACCGCCCCGGGGCTCTCCCCGGTCGTCGTGGACCCGATGGGCGCGTTCGGCGGACTCGTCGAAGCCGGGGGGACGGTGCACCGGCGGCCTCGGGTCCGCGCGGACGCGCTTCCGGCATCGGCGTGGCCGGAGCTGTTCGGGCTCGACCCCGCAAGCGCGGTCGGGGGCCTCGTCTGGCGAGCGTTCGTCGCGGAGGACACGCTCGCGGGCGCACGAACGTGGATCGACGACGCGAGCGCCGACGGGGCGACGAGACGGGCGGCCGGGAACCACCTCGCGCTCGCGGACACCTGGGACGCGTTCAGTCCGGACGGCCTCACTCCGGCCGACCTCGCGACCGCGGAGCCGACCGTGCTCGACTGCGCGGCGCTCCCGGCAGCCGGGTTCGCCGCAGTCTGTCGAGCTGCCGCCTCGGGGCTCTACCGCACTCGAGTCGAGAACGAACTCGATCGGCTCCCCTGGCTGTTCGTTGACGAGGCGCACGTCGCCTTCGACGGTATCGCGGCACCCGCGCTCCGGACGCTGCTCACCCGGGGGCGGGCCCCGGGCGTCTCGCTCGTGTGTGCTACCCAGCGGCCGGGAGCGCTCCCGTCCGTCGCGCGTTCCCAAGCCGACGTCGTCGTGGCCCACCACCTCGCGACGCGGGAGGACGTCGACGCCCTCGCCGAGGCACGCCCGTCATTGCTCGCCGGCGACCTCGCCGGGCGACTCCCGACCGGCGTTGGGGATGCACTCGTCGTCGACGACGCGACCGGGTCCGCACACTCGGTCCGCATCAGGACCAGACGGACCCGTCACGACGGTGACTCGCCGAGAGTCTCGACTTCCGGGGACGAGGAACACGAGCGCGTGGGACCGCCGGTGCGTGAACGACCGGATGGAACCGAAACGGGGGAGTAG
- a CDS encoding GNAT family N-acetyltransferase, producing the protein MNTRETQETTRLEIERCDDAAEWDAFVERNDGPPFALWGWGDAVESYGHDRWYFVARDGGTIAGVLPLVHMESRLFGSKLVSPPFGERGSLVLGSSRSEEAAELLLERTRELADDLDVDFVSLRGAEIGDRHGFTGSSRFVTFRIPLSDGAESTWEGVKESRQRQVRQAEDATLTYRVGERLSDLKEYYRLYLKSMRGHGTPPHSFDFLRILWDRFADDGHLHLGMVEKDGALINGIIDLSLGSSVHQWGVITDYEHRDLNGGSLALWKSLERAAEEGCEVYDMGRTREGSGVYLFKKSFGGEKTWYDDSHYFPSGETELPHPEREAYDPIKRAWKRLPIPLTRVVGPRIRKGISL; encoded by the coding sequence ATGAACACGAGGGAAACACAGGAGACGACACGACTGGAGATCGAACGGTGCGACGACGCGGCCGAGTGGGACGCGTTCGTCGAGCGGAACGACGGCCCGCCCTTCGCCCTGTGGGGGTGGGGCGACGCCGTCGAGTCGTACGGCCACGACCGATGGTACTTCGTCGCCCGCGACGGGGGGACTATCGCCGGCGTGCTCCCGCTGGTCCACATGGAGAGCAGGCTGTTCGGTTCGAAACTGGTGTCGCCGCCGTTCGGCGAACGCGGGTCGCTCGTGCTGGGCAGTTCACGGTCGGAGGAGGCGGCCGAACTGCTCCTGGAACGAACCCGGGAGCTGGCCGACGACCTCGACGTAGATTTCGTCAGCCTGCGGGGGGCCGAGATCGGAGACCGGCATGGATTCACGGGGAGCTCGCGGTTCGTGACCTTCCGGATACCGCTGAGCGACGGTGCGGAGTCCACCTGGGAGGGTGTGAAGGAGAGCCGCCAGCGACAGGTTCGACAGGCCGAGGACGCGACGCTGACGTATCGCGTCGGCGAGCGGCTCTCCGACCTGAAGGAGTACTACAGGCTGTACTTGAAGTCGATGCGCGGACACGGGACGCCGCCTCACTCGTTCGACTTCCTCCGGATCCTCTGGGACCGTTTCGCCGACGACGGTCACCTCCACCTCGGGATGGTCGAGAAGGACGGCGCGCTGATCAACGGCATCATCGACCTCTCGCTCGGGTCGAGCGTCCACCAGTGGGGCGTGATCACCGACTACGAGCACCGGGACCTGAACGGCGGAAGCCTCGCCCTCTGGAAGTCGCTCGAGCGGGCAGCCGAGGAGGGGTGCGAGGTGTACGATATGGGACGTACCCGCGAGGGATCGGGCGTGTACCTGTTCAAGAAGAGTTTCGGGGGCGAGAAGACCTGGTACGACGATAGCCACTACTTCCCGAGCGGGGAAACCGAGCTCCCACACCCGGAACGGGAGGCGTACGACCCCATCAAACGGGCGTGGAAGCGACTGCCCATCCCGCTCACTCGCGTCGTCGGTCCGAGGATTCGAAAGGGCATCAGCCTCTGA
- a CDS encoding glycosyltransferase family 4 protein, translated as MKVLYIVGQSTGGLPHYTAELANAVAEHADVTVMKPKETTADELFDDEVELLTAFDHLGVSMPELYSFDVNPLDFVRGFLSYDAIREIEDVDADVVHDTTDLFPQVKLFAKRHGIDARFPLVVTRHEVSKRRLSFSRPPVLVEELLDYAIPDLDLDRVVVHTEKQRRAMTNRGVPADRISIIPHGAYSVFGSDTDVDVDPERNCLLFFGHIVTPKGLDTLVEAIPLVKREIPDVKLIIAGEGKIPRRSRAIMEAHEGNFEVHNYFVPNEEVKDIFGRAEVVALPYRNQGGTKGHSGALATAFSFGKPVVASTAGEFTSLVGDTGSGLVVPPEDPERLASAIIRLLTDEDAKREMSACSSRMADRLSWDNVAEQYVDVYERVLDGAGR; from the coding sequence ATGAAGGTCCTCTACATCGTCGGGCAGAGCACGGGTGGTCTCCCACACTACACCGCTGAGCTCGCCAACGCAGTCGCGGAACACGCCGACGTGACCGTGATGAAGCCGAAGGAGACGACGGCGGACGAACTGTTCGACGACGAGGTCGAACTGCTCACGGCGTTCGACCACCTCGGCGTCTCGATGCCGGAGCTGTACAGCTTCGACGTCAATCCGTTGGATTTCGTCCGGGGGTTCCTCTCGTACGACGCGATACGCGAGATCGAGGACGTGGACGCGGACGTCGTTCACGACACCACTGACCTGTTCCCGCAGGTGAAACTGTTCGCGAAGCGCCACGGGATCGACGCCCGCTTCCCGCTCGTCGTGACCCGCCACGAGGTCTCGAAGCGCCGTCTGTCGTTCTCTCGCCCGCCGGTGCTCGTCGAGGAACTGCTCGATTACGCGATCCCCGACCTCGACCTCGACCGGGTGGTCGTCCACACCGAGAAGCAGAGACGGGCGATGACGAACCGCGGGGTCCCAGCGGACCGGATCTCGATAATCCCCCACGGCGCGTACTCGGTGTTCGGAAGCGATACCGACGTCGATGTCGACCCCGAGCGGAACTGTCTGCTGTTCTTCGGCCACATCGTCACCCCGAAGGGGCTGGACACGCTGGTCGAGGCGATCCCCCTGGTCAAACGGGAGATCCCGGACGTGAAGCTCATCATCGCCGGCGAGGGGAAGATCCCACGACGATCCCGGGCGATCATGGAGGCCCACGAGGGGAACTTCGAGGTCCACAACTACTTCGTCCCGAACGAGGAGGTCAAGGACATCTTCGGCCGCGCCGAAGTCGTGGCGTTGCCGTACCGCAACCAGGGCGGAACGAAGGGCCACAGCGGCGCGCTCGCGACGGCGTTCTCGTTCGGGAAACCGGTCGTCGCCTCGACGGCGGGGGAGTTCACGTCGCTGGTCGGGGACACGGGCTCCGGACTGGTCGTCCCCCCGGAGGACCCCGAACGGCTGGCGTCGGCGATCATCCGGCTCCTGACCGACGAGGACGCGAAACGGGAGATGAGTGCGTGCAGCAGTCGGATGGCGGATCGGCTCTCGTGGGACAACGTCGCGGAGCAGTACGTGGACGTGTACGAACGCGTCCTCGACGGCGCAGGTCGGTGA
- a CDS encoding RAD55 family ATPase, whose product MTHHPTVSTGNSVLDRALRGGFPRTRSVLFTGTPGTGKSTLAMQFLQEGLANDERCLYISTEQTFDELRSGFAPFEFDLYHRNLMITTLHATPGETLESDEQELTLQALDGGEEIPGETFGIPFTAGHIEKHLEEYAPCDRVVLDSVSGLKMMTDDDVLYRRAVLDLIRLFTDEFGATTVITAEHTGTPQTADGVEGIGAANAVQFNVNGVIRLWRELVRGDYHRFLDVLKMRGVDHDTRRYEIEFADGGANVIPRRRSHSAKFIDHAYAQTGVPGLDELLGGGLLKGTGTLLEHDGQSNFDVLLSRLLLQALDKNLGLTLVPTVEMKRQRVEELLSDYSKSVPELLDDDELCVIDMVGAWEADHDNVFDVQREDASLRYILQTIDDNSATDGQFYVLNTEAKVHGIGQDEARSFRYWLEANYISPEDMHLDIHNPNLMADKLAAFYVDAAGQVLRTWMSESGLQYLELAKSPIGSVGSTRLVEYLDDRPFLRVQQQ is encoded by the coding sequence ATGACTCACCACCCGACAGTTTCGACGGGTAACTCGGTCCTCGACCGCGCGTTACGAGGTGGGTTCCCGCGTACTCGCAGCGTGCTCTTTACCGGGACACCCGGCACCGGAAAGAGTACGCTGGCCATGCAGTTCCTCCAGGAGGGCCTGGCGAACGACGAACGGTGTCTGTACATCAGTACGGAACAGACGTTCGACGAACTGCGCTCGGGGTTCGCGCCCTTCGAATTCGACCTCTACCACCGGAACCTCATGATCACGACACTCCACGCCACGCCGGGCGAAACGCTCGAAAGCGACGAGCAGGAGCTGACCCTTCAGGCGCTCGACGGTGGGGAGGAGATTCCGGGTGAAACGTTCGGCATCCCGTTTACGGCTGGGCACATCGAAAAGCACCTCGAAGAGTACGCCCCCTGCGACCGGGTCGTCCTCGACAGCGTATCGGGCCTCAAGATGATGACCGACGACGACGTGCTGTACCGTCGGGCCGTCCTCGACCTGATCCGGCTGTTCACCGACGAGTTCGGCGCGACGACGGTGATCACCGCCGAGCATACGGGGACGCCACAGACCGCGGACGGGGTCGAAGGCATCGGCGCGGCGAACGCGGTCCAGTTCAACGTCAACGGGGTCATCAGGCTCTGGCGCGAACTCGTCAGGGGCGACTACCACCGATTTCTCGACGTACTGAAGATGCGCGGGGTGGACCACGATACACGCCGCTACGAGATCGAATTCGCCGACGGTGGCGCGAACGTCATTCCCCGCCGCCGGTCCCACTCCGCGAAGTTCATCGACCACGCGTACGCCCAGACCGGGGTTCCGGGCCTGGACGAACTGCTCGGCGGCGGGTTGCTCAAAGGCACGGGCACGCTGCTGGAACACGACGGTCAGTCGAACTTCGACGTGTTGCTCTCTCGGCTCCTCCTGCAGGCCCTGGACAAAAACTTGGGCTTGACGCTCGTGCCGACCGTCGAGATGAAACGCCAGCGCGTCGAGGAACTGCTGTCCGACTATTCGAAATCGGTTCCCGAACTGCTGGACGACGACGAGTTGTGCGTCATCGACATGGTCGGCGCGTGGGAGGCGGACCACGACAACGTGTTCGACGTACAGCGCGAGGACGCGTCGCTCCGGTACATCCTCCAGACGATCGACGACAATTCGGCCACCGACGGCCAATTCTACGTGCTCAACACGGAAGCGAAAGTACACGGCATCGGGCAGGACGAGGCCCGATCGTTCCGGTACTGGCTGGAGGCCAACTACATCAGCCCCGAGGATATGCACCTCGACATCCACAACCCCAACCTGATGGCCGATAAACTGGCGGCGTTCTACGTCGACGCCGCCGGACAGGTCCTCCGAACGTGGATGAGCGAGTCGGGGTTACAGTACCTCGAACTCGCGAAGTCACCGATCGGAAGCGTCGGCAGCACGCGCCTCGTCGAGTATCTGGACGACCGACCGTTCCTCCGGGTCCAACAGCAGTAA
- a CDS encoding fluoride efflux transporter FluC: protein MITDGLLAPMLVAVGGSAGAVGRYLVGRRIPGRRATALVNVVGSVLLGAVGGAVSAGYPLTLGMLVGTGFCGAFTTYSSFAVEFHRLLDEGEWRSVAVFGLGTLFAALLGAVVGRSLVGIT from the coding sequence ATGATCACGGACGGCCTGCTCGCACCCATGCTGGTGGCGGTCGGCGGGTCTGCTGGCGCGGTCGGTCGTTACCTCGTCGGCCGCCGGATTCCGGGGCGGCGAGCCACTGCCCTCGTGAACGTCGTCGGGAGCGTCCTGCTCGGCGCGGTCGGCGGCGCGGTCTCGGCCGGCTACCCGCTGACGCTCGGGATGCTCGTCGGAACCGGGTTCTGCGGGGCGTTCACGACGTACTCGTCGTTTGCGGTCGAGTTCCATCGACTCCTCGACGAGGGCGAGTGGAGGTCGGTCGCCGTCTTCGGCCTCGGGACGCTGTTCGCGGCGCTCCTCGGTGCCGTCGTCGGTCGGTCGCTCGTGGGAATCACCTGA
- a CDS encoding polysaccharide deacetylase family protein → MSAEDSASTTNAISFDVEHWHSATLLSDAVEDPEDRIEESVDVVLDVLRRHDVRATFFVVGEVASEYPDVVRKIADAEHELASHGHTHTPLFELSPDAFERELDRSTTAIERASGIEPVGFRAPNFSVTGRTDWALSILESNGYRYDSSVFPVTTPMYGVSGAPIRPYDVALDDPFHASSAEQSGCGLVEVPLSVLGSRVRLPIAGGFYGRVTPVWLLERGIRRLNRRGIPATLYFHPWEFNPAVRVDSPSVPKRFVSFVGIEKTARKLDRLLTAFDFGPIRAMVDRRERNPKRDKWRELRTDDATDTEYDR, encoded by the coding sequence GTGTCAGCAGAGGATTCGGCGTCTACGACCAACGCGATAAGCTTCGACGTCGAGCACTGGCATTCGGCGACGCTCCTCAGCGACGCGGTCGAGGATCCGGAGGACCGGATCGAGGAGTCGGTCGACGTCGTGCTCGACGTGCTCCGCCGGCACGACGTCCGGGCCACGTTCTTCGTCGTGGGCGAGGTCGCCTCGGAATACCCCGATGTCGTCCGGAAGATCGCCGACGCGGAGCACGAACTCGCGTCGCACGGCCACACCCACACGCCCCTCTTCGAACTCTCACCCGACGCGTTCGAGCGGGAGCTCGACCGGTCCACGACGGCGATCGAACGGGCAAGCGGGATCGAGCCGGTCGGCTTTCGGGCGCCGAACTTCTCGGTGACTGGGAGGACCGACTGGGCGCTCTCGATCCTCGAATCGAACGGATACCGCTACGATTCGAGCGTGTTCCCGGTCACGACTCCGATGTACGGGGTCTCCGGGGCACCGATTCGGCCGTACGACGTGGCGCTTGACGACCCGTTTCACGCCTCCTCGGCTGAGCAGTCGGGGTGCGGGCTCGTCGAAGTCCCCCTGTCGGTACTCGGTTCGCGCGTCCGCCTGCCGATCGCGGGCGGGTTCTACGGGCGCGTCACGCCGGTCTGGCTACTGGAGCGTGGGATTCGTCGCCTCAACCGGCGCGGGATTCCGGCCACGCTGTACTTCCATCCATGGGAGTTCAATCCGGCGGTCAGGGTCGACTCGCCGTCGGTCCCGAAACGGTTCGTCAGCTTCGTCGGCATCGAGAAGACGGCGCGGAAACTCGACCGACTGCTCACCGCCTTCGACTTCGGGCCGATACGAGCCATGGTCGACCGGCGTGAGCGGAACCCGAAACGAGACAAGTGGAGAGAACTGCGGACGGACGACGCGACCGACACGGAGTACGACAGATGA
- a CDS encoding metal-dependent hydrolase — translation MIPWAHAAIGYLLWSASTHYWKKRPPGDLEAWCLLLGTQFPDLVDKPLAWTYNVLPSGRSLGHSLLTVLVIFAIGYALSRRWNRTNLVVAFSVGHLSHSLADTYRLLLTGQYEDLGYLLWPLLRAPTSDSQNTFGEYLRELSVSSFIGPKSLIGVLMLVLWVYDGMPGVPSLRSRNASTEDVTDRE, via the coding sequence ATGATCCCGTGGGCGCACGCCGCGATCGGCTACCTGCTGTGGTCCGCTTCGACCCACTACTGGAAGAAACGTCCACCAGGTGACCTCGAAGCATGGTGCCTCCTCCTCGGGACTCAGTTCCCCGACCTGGTCGACAAGCCGCTCGCGTGGACGTACAACGTGCTCCCCTCCGGGCGCTCGCTCGGTCACTCGCTCCTCACGGTCCTCGTCATCTTCGCGATCGGATACGCCCTGAGCAGGCGATGGAACCGCACAAATCTCGTCGTAGCGTTCAGTGTGGGCCACCTCAGCCATAGCCTCGCCGACACGTACCGACTGCTCTTGACCGGCCAGTACGAGGACCTCGGCTACCTGCTCTGGCCGCTTCTCCGGGCTCCGACCTCCGACAGTCAGAACACCTTCGGCGAGTACCTCCGGGAGTTGAGCGTGAGCAGCTTCATCGGTCCCAAGTCCCTGATCGGCGTCCTGATGCTCGTCCTCTGGGTGTACGACGGGATGCCCGGCGTCCCGTCGCTCCGGTCCCGGAACGCGTCGACCGAGGACGTGACGGATCGGGAGTGA
- a CDS encoding DUF7382 domain-containing protein — protein sequence MLDGLRELARDERAIEGLPVRLVIALVVGVACLSVLLNMVSGIEGLAVAELDARPDPEVTTPGEQELTIAVVDPDGHAVSDATVVVSGGTADLDGVVTGRTEDDGTVTVTVTPSLGPNQVEGTLEIAIKPPAGGSFSDHRGNTRVLVVAE from the coding sequence ATGCTCGACGGACTCCGAGAACTCGCCCGCGACGAACGCGCCATCGAGGGGCTGCCGGTCCGACTCGTCATCGCGCTCGTCGTCGGCGTCGCCTGCCTGAGCGTGTTACTGAACATGGTGTCCGGGATCGAGGGGTTGGCCGTCGCCGAACTCGACGCCCGGCCGGACCCGGAGGTGACGACCCCCGGCGAGCAGGAACTCACGATCGCGGTCGTCGACCCCGACGGCCACGCGGTCTCGGACGCGACGGTCGTCGTGTCCGGCGGGACCGCCGACCTGGACGGCGTGGTGACCGGACGGACGGAGGACGACGGAACGGTGACCGTGACGGTGACGCCGTCGCTCGGGCCGAACCAGGTTGAGGGCACGCTCGAGATCGCCATCAAACCGCCAGCAGGTGGTTCCTTCTCGGACCATCGGGGGAACACGAGGGTGCTCGTGGTCGCGGAGTGA
- a CDS encoding fluoride efflux transporter FluC: MHGRIAALVLVAGGGALGSLLRYGVDLAVGGPAGTLLVNVVGSFALGVLTVGLLPERVRLFAATGLCSSFTTYSTFAVDAISLDGVAGVVYVAATYVLGVAAAAAGVTVGRNR, encoded by the coding sequence ATGCACGGACGCATCGCGGCGCTCGTCCTCGTCGCCGGCGGCGGGGCGCTCGGCTCCCTCCTCCGGTACGGTGTCGACCTCGCCGTCGGAGGGCCCGCCGGGACGCTGCTCGTCAACGTCGTCGGGAGCTTCGCGCTCGGCGTCCTCACCGTCGGGCTGCTCCCGGAGCGCGTCCGCCTGTTCGCCGCGACGGGGCTCTGCTCGTCGTTCACGACGTACAGCACGTTCGCAGTAGACGCCATCTCGCTCGACGGGGTTGCCGGCGTCGTCTACGTCGCTGCGACGTACGTGCTCGGCGTCGCCGCCGCCGCTGCCGGCGTCACGGTCGGGAGGAACCGATGA